The proteins below come from a single Nocardioides eburneiflavus genomic window:
- the eboE gene encoding metabolite traffic protein EboE — translation MRLRHPDGTVVHLGYGTNVLPAEDVDGLVRQVGTYGDRLRRHLDTDRVGLGMWLPAAAARTLAADLGAVERLREAIDAHGVEIVTLNAFPYAAFQDEVVKKRVYHPTWAERARLDYTLDVARVLAALLPEDAARGSISTLPLAWRAPWLADRQSHAELHLETLAEGLAEIEAGTGRTVRVAFEPESGCVVETIAEAVERLDSVDRERIGVCLDLCHLAVGFESATDALARLDAAGLDVVKVQPAAALVVDDPAAPEARAALAAYSEDRFLHQVRQRAGDRLAARDDLPDALGGPRPLDDRSPWRVHFHVPVHADPAGPLRNSRDELRDSLAALLGGDTARTDHLEVETYTWGVLPDGAPADDDALAAGLAAELRWVRDELVGLGLTPLD, via the coding sequence ATGCGGCTGCGCCACCCCGACGGGACGGTCGTCCACCTCGGCTACGGCACCAACGTGCTGCCGGCCGAGGACGTCGACGGTCTCGTCCGCCAGGTCGGGACGTACGGCGACCGCCTGCGCCGCCACCTCGACACCGACCGGGTCGGGCTCGGGATGTGGCTCCCGGCCGCGGCCGCGCGGACCCTCGCCGCCGACCTCGGCGCGGTCGAGCGGCTGCGGGAGGCGATCGACGCGCACGGTGTCGAGATCGTGACGCTCAACGCGTTCCCCTACGCCGCCTTCCAGGACGAGGTCGTCAAGAAGCGCGTCTACCACCCGACCTGGGCCGAGCGGGCCCGGCTCGACTACACCCTCGACGTCGCGAGGGTGCTCGCCGCACTGCTGCCCGAGGACGCCGCCCGCGGCAGCATCTCCACGCTCCCGCTCGCCTGGCGCGCGCCGTGGCTGGCCGACCGCCAGTCCCACGCCGAGCTGCACCTCGAGACTCTCGCCGAAGGCCTCGCCGAGATCGAGGCAGGGACCGGGAGGACCGTACGGGTCGCCTTCGAGCCCGAGTCCGGCTGCGTGGTCGAGACGATCGCCGAGGCCGTGGAGCGGCTCGACTCCGTCGACCGCGAGCGCATCGGCGTGTGCCTCGACCTGTGCCACCTCGCCGTCGGCTTCGAGTCCGCAACCGACGCCCTGGCCCGCCTCGACGCGGCAGGACTCGACGTGGTCAAGGTCCAGCCGGCCGCCGCCCTCGTCGTCGACGACCCGGCCGCCCCGGAGGCACGCGCCGCGCTGGCGGCGTACTCCGAGGACCGCTTCCTGCACCAGGTGCGCCAGCGCGCGGGCGACCGCCTCGCCGCCCGCGACGACCTGCCCGACGCGCTCGGGGGCCCGCGCCCGCTCGACGACCGGTCGCCGTGGCGGGTGCACTTCCACGTGCCCGTGCACGCCGACCCCGCCGGCCCCCTGCGCAACAGCCGCGACGAGCTGCGCGACTCGCTGGCCGCGCTGCTCGGCGGCGACACCGCCCGCACCGACCACCTCGAGGTCGAGACCTACACCTGGGGCGTCCTGCCCGACGGCGCCCCCGCCGACGACGACGCGCTGGCCGCCGGGCTCGCCGCGGAGCTGCGGTGGGTGCGCGACGAGCTCGTCGGGCTCGGGCTCACCCCACTCGACTGA
- a CDS encoding EboA domain-containing protein, translating into MTEIRPLAHPDAVRAALDDAARERHDALTAEVAADPSRLGRTFPSSARLTGRGPLPGVEGVLVEDAVRVGLVRAAARGLDADALLAELRELYRYGDSDEKRAVLHALAGAPDGIDGSDVLLDALRTNDTRLVGAALGPHSDRLDDDAWRQGVLKCLFTGVPVAAVTGLASRADHELAAMAQRYRREREAAGRDVPPDVQVVLDACAAATPQQTES; encoded by the coding sequence ATGACCGAGATCCGCCCGCTGGCCCACCCCGACGCCGTCCGCGCCGCGCTCGACGACGCGGCGCGCGAGCGCCACGACGCCCTCACCGCCGAGGTCGCCGCCGACCCCTCGCGCCTGGGCCGTACGTTCCCCTCCTCCGCCCGGCTGACCGGGAGGGGACCGCTGCCCGGAGTCGAGGGCGTGCTCGTCGAGGACGCCGTACGGGTCGGGCTGGTGCGCGCGGCCGCACGGGGCCTCGACGCCGACGCCCTGCTGGCCGAGCTGCGCGAGCTCTACCGCTACGGCGACAGCGACGAGAAGCGGGCGGTCCTGCACGCCCTCGCCGGGGCCCCGGACGGGATCGACGGCAGCGACGTGCTGCTCGACGCGCTGCGCACCAACGACACCCGGCTGGTCGGTGCGGCCCTGGGCCCGCACAGCGACCGCCTCGACGACGACGCGTGGCGCCAGGGCGTCCTCAAGTGCCTGTTCACCGGCGTCCCGGTCGCCGCCGTCACCGGGCTCGCGTCCCGCGCCGACCACGAGCTCGCCGCGATGGCGCAGCGCTACCGACGCGAGCGCGAGGCGGCCGGGCGCGACGTACCTCCCGACGTGCAGGTCGTGCTCGACGCCTGCGCGGCCGCGACCCCCCAGCAGACGGAGTCCTGA
- a CDS encoding TatD family hydrolase, with protein sequence MRIFDPHVHMASRTTDDYEAMHAAGVRAVVEPAFWLGQPRTSVGSFTDYFDALVGWERFRAAQFGIAHHCTIALNPKEANDPRCAGVLDVLPRYLAKDGVVAVGEVGFDSMTVEEEKAFVRQLELAVEFALPAMVHTPHRDKEQGTRRTLELVADSGLAPGMVVVDHLNEVTVDQVDDAGCWMGFSIYPDTKMDEHRMVAILQRRVELGRGVDRVLVNSAADWGRSDPLKTAKTGAAMLEAGFTEDDVDQVLWRNPVEFFGQSGRLLLGDDDAAADATATFEGNSILRGSRD encoded by the coding sequence ATGCGCATCTTCGACCCCCACGTCCACATGGCGTCACGCACCACCGACGACTACGAGGCCATGCACGCAGCCGGCGTGCGCGCCGTCGTCGAGCCGGCGTTCTGGCTCGGCCAGCCGCGCACGAGCGTCGGCTCGTTCACCGACTACTTCGACGCGCTCGTCGGCTGGGAGCGGTTCCGCGCAGCGCAGTTCGGCATCGCCCACCACTGCACGATCGCGCTCAACCCCAAGGAGGCCAACGACCCGCGCTGCGCCGGGGTGCTCGACGTGCTGCCGCGCTACCTCGCCAAGGACGGCGTCGTCGCGGTCGGCGAGGTCGGCTTCGACTCGATGACCGTCGAGGAGGAGAAGGCCTTCGTCCGCCAGCTCGAGCTGGCCGTGGAGTTCGCGCTGCCGGCGATGGTCCACACCCCGCACCGCGACAAGGAGCAGGGCACCCGCCGCACCCTCGAGCTGGTCGCCGACTCCGGGCTGGCACCGGGGATGGTCGTCGTCGACCACCTCAACGAGGTCACCGTCGACCAGGTCGACGACGCGGGCTGCTGGATGGGCTTCTCGATCTACCCCGACACCAAGATGGACGAGCACCGGATGGTGGCGATCCTCCAGCGCCGGGTCGAGCTGGGCCGCGGGGTCGACCGGGTGCTGGTCAACTCGGCCGCCGACTGGGGGCGAAGCGACCCGCTGAAGACCGCGAAGACCGGCGCGGCGATGCTCGAGGCCGGCTTCACCGAGGACGACGTCGACCAGGTGCTCTGGCGCAACCCGGTCGAGTTCTTCGGCCAGAGCGGCCGGCTGCTGCTCGGCGACGACGACGCCGCGGCCGACGCGACCGCCACCTTCGAGGGCAACTCGATCCTCCGCGGCTCGCGGGACTGA